A single window of Mycosarcoma maydis chromosome 1, whole genome shotgun sequence DNA harbors:
- a CDS encoding 60S ribosomal protein eL22 yields MAVQKTTKASAKQGKTAHKFFIDFSGPANDGILDAAAFEKYLHDRIKVDGKAGNLGDHVQITREGEGKIWVNTNVAFSKRYLKYLTKKHLRKQQLRDWLRVVATSKQGYEIKFFNVSYDQEEAEN; encoded by the exons ATGGCTGTTCAGAAGACCACCAAGGCTAGCGCCAAGCAGGGCAAGACCGCCCACAAGTTCTTCATCGACTTCTCGGGCCCCGCCAACGACGGTATCCTTGACGCCGCCGCTTTCGAGAAGTACCTGCACGACCGAATCAAGGTCGACGGCAAGGCTGGCAACCTCGGTGACCACGTTCAGATCACCCGTGAGG GTGAAGGCAAGATCTGGGTCAACACCAACGTTGCCTTCTCGAAGCGTTACCTCAAGTACCTGACTAAGAAGCACCtgcgcaagcagcagcttcgtGACTGGCTCCGTGTTGTCGCCACCTCCAAGCAGGGCTACGAGATCAAGTTCTTCAACGTCTCGTACGACCAGGAGGAGGCTGAGAACTAA
- a CDS encoding putative pseudouridine synthase CBF5 gives MALPLGTSVAEVQEKGDFMIKPENSGPKLNTSEWPLLLKNYDQLLVRSSHFTPIPHGCSPLKRDLQSYIKSGVINLDKPSNPSSHEVVSWLRRILRVEKTGHSGTLDPKVTGCLIVCIDRATRLVKSQQGAGKEYVAVLRLHDKLEDAKKLPRAIETLTGSLFQRPPLISAVKRQLRIRTIYESKLIEFDNDRHLAVFWVSCEAGTYIRTLCVHLGLLLGVGGHMQELRRVRSGALSENDSIVTMHDVLDAQWLYDNQRDETYLRRVIRPLESLLTGYKRIVVKDSAVNAVCYGAKLMIPGLLRYEKDIEVHEEVVLMTTKGEAIALAIAQMSTVDLSTCDHGVVAKVKRCIMERDTYPRRWGLGPKAQEKKAMIKTGKLDKHGKAINGVTPDKWKKDYVDYSDASAAPAATASDLEQVAAATAVEPVTPKKDDSDSKKRKLEETPGGATDGETEEERKKRKKEKKEKKAAEAAAAGIETPKSDKKKKEKKEKKDK, from the coding sequence ATGgctcttccacttggtacCTCCGTCGCCGAGGTGCAAGAGAAGGGCGACTTTATGATCAAGCCCGAAAACTCAGGTCCCAAGCTCAACACCTCCGAGTGgcctttgctgctcaagaacTACGACCAGCTCCTCGTCCGCAGCTCGCACTTCACGCCCATCCCTCACGGATGCTCGCCGCTGAAGCGCGATCTTCAAAGCTACATCAAGTCTGGTGTTATCAACCTCGACAAACCTTCCAACCCCTCGTCGCACGAAGTTGTTTCGTGGCTTCGTCGCATTCTCCGCGTCGAGAAGACCGGCCACAGTGGTACCCTTGATCCCAAGGTTACAGGCTGTCTGATCGTATGCATTGACCGTGCGACACGTCTGGTCAAGTCGCAGCAGGGTGCTGGTAAGGAGTACGTTGCCGTGCTTCGCCTCCacgacaagctcgaagatgccaagaagctcCCTCGTGCCATCGAGACCTTGACCGGCTCCCTGTTCCAGCGTCCTCCTCTGATCTCGGCCGTCAAGCGTCAGCTCCGTATCCGAACTATCTACGAATCCAAGCTGATCGAGTTCGACAACGACCGTCACCTCGCTGTTTTCTGGGTCAGTTGTGAAGCCGGTACTTACATCCGAACGCTCTgcgtccacctcggcctgttgctcggcgttggcggCCACATGCAAGAGCTTCGCCGTGTCCGTTCCGGTGCACTTTCTGAGAATGACTCGATCGTCACCATGCACGATGTGCTCGATGCTCAGTGGCTCTACGACAACcagcgagacgagacgtACCTGCGCCGTGTCATCCGTCCCctcgagtcgctgctcACCGGCTACAAGCGTATCGTTGTCAAGGACTCGGCTGTCAATGCCGTCTGCTACGGTGCCAAGCTCATGATCCCAGGTTTGCTTCGATACGAGAAGGACATTGAGGTGCACGAGGAGGTTGTGCTCATGACCACCAAGGGTGAGGCCATTGCGCTCGCCATTGCACAGATGTCGACTGTTGACCTCTCCACATGTGACCACGGTGTGGTTGCCAAGGTCAAGCGCTGCATCATGGAGCGCGACACCTACCCTCGCCGATGGGGTCTCGGCCCCAAGGCCCaggagaagaaggccaTGATCAAGACCGGTaagctcgacaagcacgGAAAGGCCATCAACGGTGTCACCCCTGACAAGTGGAAGAAGGATTACGTCGACTATTCGGATGCCTCTGCTGCCCCTGCTGCGACCGCCTCGGATCTCGAGCaggttgctgctgctaccgcGGTCGAACCCGTCACCCCGAAGAAagacgacagcgacagcaagaagcgcaagctcgaagagacACCGGGCGGAGCAACAGACGGTGAGACTGAGGAGGAGcgaaagaagcgcaagaaggagaagaaggagaagaaagccgccgaggctgcagcagcaggcatCGAGACGCCCAAGTCCGATaagaagaaaaaggaaaagaaggaaaagaagGACAAGTGA
- a CDS encoding uncharacterized protein (related to CYC2 - cytochrome-c mitochondrial import factor) — MAANMQPIVRLWFRQKGCKGGITAASGRLVTGHQVLHTYHRRQDPLSSRGTSSQAGPGSLAGSSSSYSSQSAAGPSITNIFLATAAIIIATPYALDLYGRATGTTSLRSTLSSKSGKLEPYNHRPFPLISSSYYPEPDRASVHKLLHIGVPASVVGSDVRNEDKLKQLLRVRSIYIKEPSLVIERAYTPLYDTLPGSYSMALVGASAEEKQRVDLLVKRYPDGELGKMLHRAVPNPAVPQIEVRGPVDTWSFERDSAASGEIPDRIVMIVGGTGITPAYQLLTNLFGRPCTSATSTAVSGSPKIDVLYATPNLKNALLLPQLHALASANKDKLSVSLFSEKLAGSPSALSPAELSALGPQLTASSSGRSWLSSLWGKSRSALDPQLRLTSSQSPTTTIPVYESRIVQQHIEQLLSPIKPQQKTGRTLILVSGPDGMVEAIAGPKSRDGQHQGSLSGMLAKIGWRQEDVFKL, encoded by the coding sequence ATGGCTGCAAACATGCAACCGATAGTGCGTCTCTGGTTTCGACAGAAGGGATGCAAGGGCGGTATCACTGCAGCGTCGGGCCGGCTAGTTACGGGCCATCAAGTACTTCACACATATCATCGTCGGCAGGACCCGCTTTCGTCTCGCGGAACATCTTCTCAAGCAGGTCCTGGCTCTTTGGCGGGTAGTTCATCATCATATTCATCACAGTCTGCGGCAGGACCGAGCATTACCAACATATTCCTCGCCACAGcggccatcatcatcgcGACTCCCTACGCCCTGGATTTGTACGGACGTGCTACTGGCACAACGTCTTTGCGCTCAACCTTGTCATCGAAATCGGGCAAGCTTGAGCCGTACAATCATCGTCCGTTTCCCTTGATCTCCTCGAGCTACTATCCGGAACCAGATCGCGCCTCTGTTCATAAATTATTGCACATCGGTGTGCCTGCTTCGGTCGTCGGAAGCGATGTTCGCAACGAAGATAAGTTGAAGCAATTGTTGCGGGTCAGAAGCATATACATCAAGGAGCCGAGTTTGGTAATCGAACGAGCGTATACCCCCTTGTACGATACACTTCCCGGCTCCTACTCTATGGCATTGGTGGGAGCTAGTGCAGAAGAAAAGCAAAGGGTGGATCTGTTGGTCAAGAGGTATCCAGACGGCGAGCTGGGGAAAATGCTGCATAGGGCTGTGCCAAATCCTGCCGTGCCACAGATAGAAGTGAGGGGTCCAGTGGATACGTGGTCTTTCGAACGAGATTCGGCTGCGAGCGGCGAAATCCCGGACAGAATTGTGATGATCGTTGGCGGAACCGGCATCACACCTGCTTATCAGCTCTTGACGAACCTCTTTGGTCGACCCTGTACATCTGCTACATCCACGGCTGTTAGTGGCAGCCCGAAGATCGACGTTCTCTATGCGACGCCGAACCTCAAAAATGCGCTTCTCCTTCCACAACTGCACGCACTCGCCTCGGCGAACAAGGACAAGCTTTCCGTTTCTCTCTTTTCCGAGAAACTTGCTGGGTCACCCTCCGCCCTGTCACCCGCCGAGCTCTCTGCGCTGGGCCCACAACTCACCGCCTCATCATCCGGTCGCTCATGGCTGTCCTCGTTGTGGGGTAAATCTCGCTCCGCACTCGATCCACAACTCCGTCTCACCTCCTCGCAATCGCCAACCACTACGATCCCCGTCTACGAATCGAGGATCGTGCAGCAGCATATCGAACAGCTTCTTTCGCCGATCAAGCCGCAACAAAAGACGGGCAGAACATTGATCTTGGTTTCAGGTCCAGATGGGATGGTCGAAGCGATTGCTGGCCCTAAATCGCGCGATGGCCAGCATCAAGGTTCGCTATCCGGTATGTTGGCAAAGATTGGCTGGAGACAGGAGGATGTGTTCAAGCTGTAG
- a CDS encoding uncharacterized protein (related to TAZ1 - Lyso-phosphatidylcholine acyltransferase) gives MVWPTARAAKPLTAASGSAGSSAATASFTGTRLPRAVASMSSSASVSSSSNLTIRAVAAFSRTLLRYGCRKVTVRGLERFLSHLHSPERLSSSTGLLTYCNHISVLDEPTIWGSLPASSFRSPHTVRWTLGASDIMFTNRFLSKFFRNGQCIETHRGGGIHQAAIDESISKLDAGKWIHLFPEGYVNVSTSTRLRRFKWGIARMLIEAEKLPVVVPIWITGFDRLMPEPREKPKWLPRWGADVTINFGEPITDQLEPVVRAIQEAGDVAPQHLLPEALQTSDRESGSTSGDGRSIPWQVATSWNTSSLIRTLTEQSSHNEPATCKSEQPSSLKLALARSQLAALLRHHLGLVGVEQRRADGYQKPQEDGKLVHTESLRSAKKHTENNVLRDGKRKKAGV, from the coding sequence ATGGTCTGGCCAACAGCACGCGCTGCGAAACCGTTAACAGCTGCCTCTGGCTCTGCAGggtcatcagcagcaacagcatcatTTACTGGCACTCGCTTACCTCGTGCCGTAGCATCCATGTCTTCCTCGGCATCcgtctcctcttcctcgaaCCTCACTATCCGAGCGGTTGCCGCGTTTTCACGTACACTTTTGCGCTACGGCTGTCGCAAAGTCACCGTAAGAGGGCTCGAACGCTTCCTCTCGCACCTCCACTCTCCCGAACGCCTGTCCTCCTCGACGGGCCTGCTCACCTACTGCAATCATATATCTGTCCTTGACGAACCCACAATATGGGGATCACTCCCAGCCTCTTCATTCCGCTCCCCTCACACCGTTCGCTGGACCCTCGGTGCAAGCGATATCATGTTCACCAACCGCTTCCTCTCCAAATTCTTCCGCAACGGACAGTGCATCGAAACGCATCGTGGTGGTGGTATTCATCAGGCCGCCATTGACGAATCAATCTCTAAACTCGACGCGGGTAAATGGATTCATCTGTTTCCCGAAGGATACGTCAATGTTAGTACCAGTACGAGGTTGAGACGGTTCAAATGGGGGATAGCACGAATGTTGATCGAGGCGGAAAAGCTGCCTGTGGTCGTGCCGATTTGGATCACCGGATTCGACAGATTAATGCCGGAACCGAGAGAGAAGCCCAAGTGGCTGCCCAGGTGGGGAGCCGATGTGACGATTAATTTTGGTGAGCCCATCACGGACCAATTGGAACCCGTGGTGAGAGCGATACAGGAGGCAGGGGATGTGGCGCCTCAGCACTTGCTGCCAGAAGCTTTGCAGACATCCGATAGGGAATCTGGCTCGACGTCGGGGGATGGTAGATCAATTCCTTGGCAAGTGGCTACGAGTTGGAACACCTCGAGCCTTATTCGTACACTCACCGAGCAGTCTTCTCACAACGAACCAGCTACGTGCAAGTCTGAACAGCCATCGTCTCTGAAACTCGCTCTTGCAAGATCACAACTCGCTGCACTGCTTCGGCATCATCTAGGCCTTGTAGGCGTGGAACAACGACGTGCTGACGGCTACCAAAAGCCCCAAGAGGATGGAAAGCTCGTTCACACCGAATCGCTGCGATCGGCGAAAAAGCATACCGAGAACAACGTTCTGCGCGACGGCAAGCGGAAAAAGGCTGGAGTGTAA